From one Rhodovulum sp. ES.010 genomic stretch:
- a CDS encoding YciI family protein, whose amino-acid sequence MALFALICRDRPGQLDTRKANRDAHLAYIEKTGVVAQAGPFLDEAGDMCGSLVILDVADLSAAEVWAAGDPYARAGLFEEVSIMAWKKVVG is encoded by the coding sequence TTGGCCCTTTTCGCGCTGATCTGCCGGGACAGGCCCGGCCAACTGGACACCCGCAAGGCCAATCGCGACGCGCATCTGGCCTATATCGAGAAGACCGGCGTTGTGGCCCAGGCCGGGCCGTTCCTCGACGAGGCCGGCGACATGTGCGGCTCTCTGGTCATTCTCGACGTGGCCGACCTGTCGGCGGCCGAGGTTTGGGCGGCGGGCGATCCCTACGCACGGGCCGGGCTGTTCGAGGAGGTGTCGATCATGGCGTGGAAGAAGGTGGTCGGGTGA
- a CDS encoding SCO family protein, translated as MTRIAALGLALFVIAAAVAGGYFLLRPDPGQDRFAACRSGGIGGDPSLIGGPFTLVSETGRTVTEADVITGPTLLYFGYTFCPDVCPLDNARNAAAVDLLDAQGYEVTPVFISVDPDRDTPEVLAEFTGYMHPRMLGLTGSPEQVKAASRAYRTFYQVQDPEDDYYLIDHSTFTYLAFPGLGVLEVFSRGTTPEEMAERVACFVDMRD; from the coding sequence CGGCCGTCGCTGGCGGCTATTTTCTTCTCCGGCCGGACCCGGGGCAGGACCGGTTCGCCGCGTGCCGGTCGGGCGGTATCGGCGGCGACCCGTCCCTGATTGGCGGCCCCTTCACGCTTGTCAGCGAGACCGGGCGCACGGTGACCGAGGCCGATGTCATCACCGGCCCCACGCTCCTCTACTTCGGTTACACGTTCTGCCCCGATGTCTGCCCGCTGGACAACGCGCGGAACGCCGCCGCCGTCGACCTTCTCGACGCGCAAGGCTACGAGGTGACGCCGGTCTTCATTTCCGTGGACCCGGATCGGGACACGCCCGAGGTCCTGGCGGAGTTCACCGGCTACATGCATCCGCGCATGCTGGGCCTCACCGGCAGCCCCGAGCAGGTCAAGGCGGCCAGCCGGGCCTACCGCACCTTCTACCAGGTGCAGGACCCGGAGGATGATTACTACCTCATCGATCACTCGACCTTCACCTATCTCGCCTTTCCCGGCCTCGGCGTGCTCGAGGTATTCTCCCGCGGCACCACCCCCGAGGAGATGGCCGAGCGCGTCGCCTGTTTCGTCGATATGCGCGACTGA
- a CDS encoding ActR/PrrA/RegA family redox response regulator transcription factor codes for MADGEFKDIGEDPSLLIVDDDEPFLRRLARAMEKRGFQTETADSVAAGKAIATARPPAYAVVDLRLEDGNGLDVVEVLREKRPEAKIVVLTGYGAIATAVAAVKIGATDYLSKPADANDVTSALLADGEALPPPPENPMSADRVRWEHIQRVYEQCDRNVSETARRLNMHRRTLQRILAKRSPR; via the coding sequence ATGGCAGACGGCGAATTCAAGGACATCGGCGAAGATCCCTCCCTTCTGATCGTCGACGATGACGAGCCTTTCCTGCGGCGCCTGGCCCGCGCCATGGAAAAACGCGGCTTTCAGACCGAAACCGCCGACTCCGTCGCCGCCGGAAAGGCGATCGCCACCGCGCGGCCCCCGGCCTACGCCGTGGTCGACCTCCGGCTGGAGGATGGCAACGGCCTCGACGTGGTCGAGGTGCTGCGCGAGAAGCGGCCGGAGGCCAAGATCGTGGTGCTGACCGGCTATGGCGCGATCGCGACCGCCGTCGCCGCGGTCAAGATCGGCGCGACCGACTACCTCTCGAAACCGGCCGATGCGAATGACGTCACTTCCGCGCTGCTGGCCGATGGCGAGGCGTTGCCGCCGCCGCCCGAGAACCCGATGTCGGCCGACCGCGTCCGCTGGGAGCACATCCAGCGCGTCTACGAACAGTGCGACCGGAACGTGTCGGAAACCGCGCGGCGGCTGAACATGCACCGCCGCACGTTGCAACGGATCCTGGCCAAACGCAGCCCGCGTTGA
- a CDS encoding MBL fold metallo-hydrolase — MAHKPVVTPFWDRDTGSWQYVFHDPDTMKGAIVDPVLDYDPDHARTATGNADRLLDFVRAEGIEVAWILDTHPHADHFSAGVYLADKLGAPRGIGENVVKVQRLWKDLYNLPDDFPTDGRQWDRLFADGDEFAVGDIPVRVLFTPGHTMATVTYVAGDAAFANDTFMMPENGTARADFPGGSSSELYDSLQRLLDLPEDTRIFIGHNYPDAGEAPRCEASVAEHKAKNAHLSGRDKAEYMELRDARDATLGLPRRMLAALQVNIRGGRLPEPKGNGVSYLTIPVNRF, encoded by the coding sequence ATGGCGCATAAGCCCGTCGTCACACCGTTCTGGGACCGCGATACCGGAAGCTGGCAATACGTCTTTCACGATCCTGACACGATGAAGGGCGCGATCGTCGATCCGGTGCTGGACTACGATCCCGACCATGCCCGGACCGCGACCGGCAATGCCGACCGGCTGCTGGACTTCGTGCGGGCCGAGGGCATCGAGGTTGCGTGGATTCTCGATACCCATCCCCATGCCGACCATTTCTCCGCCGGGGTCTACCTGGCCGACAAGCTTGGCGCGCCGCGCGGGATCGGCGAGAACGTCGTCAAGGTCCAGCGCCTCTGGAAAGACCTTTACAACCTGCCCGACGATTTCCCCACGGATGGCCGGCAGTGGGACCGGCTCTTCGCTGACGGGGACGAATTCGCGGTGGGCGACATCCCGGTGCGGGTCCTGTTCACGCCCGGTCACACGATGGCCACGGTGACCTACGTGGCCGGCGATGCGGCATTTGCCAACGACACGTTCATGATGCCCGAGAACGGCACCGCGCGGGCCGATTTCCCCGGCGGCAGCTCGTCGGAGCTTTACGACTCGCTCCAGCGCCTGCTCGACCTGCCGGAAGATACGCGCATCTTCATCGGTCACAATTATCCCGACGCAGGCGAGGCGCCGCGCTGCGAGGCCAGCGTCGCCGAGCACAAGGCCAAGAACGCCCATCTCTCCGGTCGGGACAAGGCGGAATACATGGAGTTGCGCGATGCCCGCGATGCCACGCTCGGCCTGCCCCGGCGCATGCTGGCGGCACTGCAGGTCAACATCCGCGGCGGCCGCCTGCCCGAGCCGAAGGGCAACGGGGTCTCGTATCTAACGATACCGGTGAACCGCTTCTGA
- a CDS encoding DUF2853 family protein: protein MGKREELIEKYADDLRNKCGMAPDMDLLTKVTIGCGPAIYDADAETVAASQPGELETVKNNFLVKKLGLSDGPELMEAINAVIETYGQSERNKYRAVVYYMLTKHFGKEHVYG from the coding sequence ATGGGTAAACGCGAAGAGCTGATCGAGAAATACGCCGACGACCTGCGCAACAAGTGCGGGATGGCACCGGACATGGACCTGCTGACCAAGGTCACCATCGGCTGCGGCCCGGCGATCTACGATGCCGATGCCGAAACCGTGGCCGCCTCCCAGCCCGGCGAGCTGGAAACGGTCAAGAACAACTTCCTGGTCAAGAAGCTGGGGCTTTCGGACGGGCCCGAGCTGATGGAGGCGATCAATGCCGTCATCGAGACCTATGGCCAGTCCGAGCGGAACAAGTACCGCGCGGTCGTCTACTACATGCTGACCAAGCATTTCGGCAAGGAACACGTCTACGGGTAG
- a CDS encoding EVE domain-containing protein, which yields MAYWLFKSEPNTWSWDDQVAKGDAGEEWDGVRNYQARNNMRAMQVGDLGFFYHSLKEKAIVGIVEVIAEAHPDSTTDDARWECVDVKAVEPMPNPVSLDMCKADPRLSGMVLVNNSRLSVQPVAEEEWRIVCEMGGL from the coding sequence ATGGCGTACTGGCTGTTTAAGTCCGAACCCAACACCTGGAGCTGGGACGACCAGGTCGCGAAGGGTGACGCCGGCGAGGAATGGGACGGCGTGCGCAACTACCAGGCGCGCAACAACATGCGCGCGATGCAGGTGGGCGACCTCGGCTTCTTCTACCATTCGCTCAAGGAGAAGGCGATTGTCGGCATCGTCGAGGTGATCGCCGAGGCGCATCCCGACAGCACCACCGACGACGCACGCTGGGAGTGCGTGGACGTGAAGGCGGTGGAGCCGATGCCCAACCCGGTGTCGCTGGACATGTGCAAGGCCGACCCACGGCTTTCCGGCATGGTGCTGGTCAACAATTCGCGGCTTTCGGTCCAGCCGGTGGCCGAGGAGGAGTGGCGGATCGTCTGCGAGATGGGCGGGCTGTAG
- a CDS encoding HD domain-containing protein: MKQARAWQRMLSGRRLDLLDPTPVDIEIEDIAHGLAFVARWNGQTAGDFPYSVAEHSLLVEEIFGGLAPKAPVKWRLAALLHDAPEYVIGDMISPVKSAVGPGYGDLERRLAAAVHLRFGLPAAVPAKVKSQIKKADRISAWLEATQIAGFDEREATRFFGRPDPAAIEGLAIRLRPPVEARAAYTARHAELIAAL, translated from the coding sequence ATGAAACAGGCGCGCGCGTGGCAAAGGATGCTGTCGGGGCGGCGGCTGGACCTGCTGGACCCGACGCCGGTCGATATCGAGATCGAGGACATCGCCCACGGGCTGGCCTTCGTGGCGCGCTGGAACGGACAGACGGCGGGCGACTTTCCCTACTCGGTGGCCGAGCATTCGCTGCTGGTCGAGGAGATCTTCGGAGGGCTGGCCCCGAAGGCGCCGGTGAAGTGGCGCCTGGCGGCACTGCTGCACGATGCGCCGGAATACGTGATCGGAGACATGATCTCGCCGGTGAAATCTGCGGTCGGCCCCGGCTATGGCGACCTCGAACGACGACTGGCGGCGGCGGTGCATCTGCGCTTCGGGCTGCCGGCGGCGGTGCCGGCGAAGGTCAAGTCGCAGATCAAGAAGGCCGACCGGATCTCGGCCTGGCTGGAGGCCACGCAGATCGCCGGGTTCGACGAGCGCGAGGCAACGCGGTTCTTCGGCCGACCGGACCCGGCGGCGATCGAAGGTCTGGCGATCCGGCTGCGTCCACCGGTCGAGGCGCGCGCGGCCTACACGGCCCGGCATGCCGAACTGATTGCCGCCCTCTGA
- the trpB gene encoding tryptophan synthase subunit beta, producing the protein MTAYLKTTPTRDGYFGDYGGAMLPPPLEPHFKDIRKAYDRIAKSADFIRELQYIRKHFQGRPTPVSHFRNLSEVCGGAQIYAKREDLNHTGAHKLNHCMAEGLLAKFMGKTKLMAETGAGQHGVALATAAAYFGMECEIHMGEIDIAKEAPNVTRMKLLGATVVPVSFGGRSLKEAVDSCFQSYIEQADTALFAIGSIVGPHPFPMMVRNFQHVVGVEARAQFLEMTGDLPDIVAACVGGGSNAMGLFSGFIDDDVALYGVEPRGTSPELGDHAATLTYGADGDIHGFRTVVLTDANGDPAPVHTVASGLDYPGVGPEHAHLRKTGRATYTAADDKEALKAFYALSRHEGIIPALESAHAVAFATREAPNHPGKSILINLSGRGDKDIDYVTENFGLGEGL; encoded by the coding sequence ATGACTGCTTACCTCAAGACCACCCCCACGCGGGACGGCTATTTCGGCGACTATGGCGGGGCGATGCTGCCACCGCCGCTGGAGCCGCATTTCAAGGACATCCGCAAGGCGTATGACAGGATCGCGAAATCGGCCGACTTCATCCGCGAGCTGCAGTATATCCGCAAACATTTCCAGGGGCGGCCCACCCCGGTCTCGCATTTCCGCAACCTCTCGGAGGTCTGCGGCGGCGCCCAGATCTACGCCAAGCGCGAGGACCTGAACCATACCGGCGCGCACAAGCTGAACCACTGCATGGCCGAAGGGCTGCTGGCCAAGTTCATGGGCAAGACCAAGCTGATGGCCGAAACCGGGGCAGGGCAGCACGGCGTGGCGCTGGCCACCGCGGCGGCCTATTTCGGCATGGAGTGCGAAATCCACATGGGCGAGATCGACATCGCCAAGGAGGCGCCGAACGTCACGCGGATGAAGCTCCTCGGCGCGACGGTTGTGCCGGTCTCCTTCGGCGGGCGGTCGCTGAAGGAGGCCGTGGACTCCTGCTTCCAGAGCTATATCGAGCAGGCCGACACCGCGCTCTTCGCCATCGGATCGATCGTGGGACCGCACCCGTTTCCGATGATGGTGCGCAACTTCCAGCATGTGGTGGGTGTCGAGGCGCGCGCGCAGTTCCTCGAGATGACGGGCGACTTGCCCGACATCGTCGCGGCCTGCGTCGGTGGCGGGTCGAACGCGATGGGGCTGTTCTCGGGCTTCATCGACGATGACGTCGCGCTTTACGGGGTGGAGCCGCGCGGCACCTCACCCGAACTCGGCGATCACGCCGCAACGCTCACCTATGGCGCCGATGGCGATATCCACGGGTTTCGGACCGTCGTACTGACCGACGCGAACGGCGATCCCGCGCCGGTCCATACCGTGGCGTCGGGGCTCGATTATCCCGGCGTGGGGCCGGAGCACGCCCATCTGCGCAAGACCGGCCGCGCCACCTACACCGCCGCCGACGACAAAGAGGCGCTGAAGGCGTTCTATGCCCTCTCGCGTCACGAAGGCATCATCCCCGCACTGGAATCCGCCCATGCCGTGGCCTTTGCCACGCGTGAGGCGCCGAACCACCCGGGCAAGTCGATCCTGATCAACCTCAGCGGCCGGGGCGACAAGGATATCGACTACGTGACCGAGAATTTCGGGCTGGGCGAGGGGCTATAG
- the ahcY gene encoding adenosylhomocysteinase: MAEDYIIKDLSLAGFGRKELEIAETEMPGLMACREEFGAAQPLKGARIAGSLHMTVQTAVLIETLVALGAEVRWASCNIFSTQDHAAAAIAEAGIPVFAVKGETLPEYWDYCDRIFQFAEGGANLILDDGGDATLYILLGARVENGEDDLIAVPTSEEEEALFAQIRKRMAESPGWFTKQRDMLKGVSEETTTGVHRLYELMNKGLLPFPAINVNDSVTKSKFDNKYGCKESLVDGIRRATDTMMAGKVACVCGYGDVGKGSAASLRGAGARVKVTEVDPICALQAAMDGFEVVLLEDVIGTADIFITTTGNKDVIRIEHMREMKDMAIVGNIGHFDNEIQVASLKNHKWTNIKDQVDMIEMPSGARIILLSEGRLLNLGNATGHPSFVMSASFTNQVLAQIELWTKGEQYGNEVYILPKHLDEKVARLHLEKIGVKLTELSTEQAAYIGVTQEGPFKPEHYRY, encoded by the coding sequence ATGGCTGAAGATTACATCATCAAGGACCTTTCGCTTGCGGGTTTTGGCCGCAAGGAGCTTGAGATTGCGGAGACGGAGATGCCGGGTCTGATGGCGTGCCGGGAGGAGTTCGGCGCGGCGCAGCCCCTGAAGGGCGCGCGGATCGCCGGCAGCCTGCACATGACGGTCCAGACCGCGGTTCTGATCGAGACGCTGGTGGCGCTGGGGGCCGAGGTGCGCTGGGCGTCCTGCAACATCTTCTCGACCCAGGATCATGCCGCGGCCGCGATCGCCGAGGCGGGCATTCCCGTCTTCGCCGTCAAGGGCGAGACGCTGCCCGAGTACTGGGACTATTGCGACCGCATCTTCCAGTTCGCCGAGGGCGGCGCCAACCTGATCCTGGACGACGGGGGCGATGCCACGCTCTACATCCTGCTCGGCGCGCGGGTCGAGAACGGCGAGGACGACCTGATCGCGGTGCCGACCTCGGAAGAGGAAGAGGCGCTGTTTGCCCAGATCCGCAAGCGGATGGCCGAAAGCCCCGGCTGGTTCACGAAACAGCGCGACATGCTCAAGGGCGTCAGCGAGGAAACCACGACCGGCGTTCACCGTCTCTACGAACTGATGAACAAGGGCCTGCTGCCCTTCCCGGCGATCAACGTCAACGACAGCGTCACCAAGTCGAAATTCGACAACAAGTACGGCTGCAAGGAAAGCCTGGTCGACGGCATCCGGCGGGCCACCGACACGATGATGGCCGGCAAGGTCGCCTGCGTCTGCGGCTATGGCGACGTGGGCAAGGGCTCGGCCGCCTCGTTGCGCGGGGCCGGCGCGCGGGTGAAGGTGACCGAGGTCGACCCGATCTGCGCCCTTCAGGCCGCGATGGACGGGTTCGAGGTGGTGCTTCTGGAAGACGTGATCGGCACCGCCGACATCTTCATCACCACCACCGGCAACAAGGACGTCATCCGCATCGAGCACATGCGCGAGATGAAGGACATGGCGATCGTCGGCAACATCGGGCACTTCGACAACGAGATCCAGGTGGCCTCCCTCAAGAACCACAAGTGGACCAACATCAAGGACCAGGTGGACATGATCGAGATGCCCTCGGGCGCGCGGATCATCCTGCTGTCCGAGGGGCGGCTGCTGAACCTGGGCAACGCCACCGGCCACCCCAGCTTCGTGATGTCGGCGAGCTTCACCAACCAGGTGCTGGCGCAGATCGAGCTCTGGACCAAGGGCGAGCAGTACGGCAACGAGGTCTACATCCTGCCCAAGCATCTCGACGAGAAGGTCGCCCGCCTGCACCTGGAGAAGATCGGCGTGAAGCTGACCGAACTCTCCACCGAACAGGCCGCCTATATCGGCGTCACACAAGAAGGCCCGTTCAAGCCAGAACATTACAGGTATTGA